Below is a genomic region from Osmerus mordax isolate fOsmMor3 chromosome 22, fOsmMor3.pri, whole genome shotgun sequence.
GATTGCGAATGCTCACCTTTGGACTTGACTAATAATGACAGCCATCGTGGCTTATGCAGTTTCAATAATTGTTTTCCTCTTTTCCTGGCTTGTTCCACAGGGAAGATTCTCGTGAAACTCCGCCCCCACTAGCCAATCCTTTTGGATCTGGGGAGGAGAACCGCAAGTGAGTGACAGCTGCGTTCTGCGGTCATTTGAATAGGAAAATATTTTACACCACATCTGAACTTAATGTCAGTTAGATAAAGGCATCTGTTGTATGCATCTCCTGTGGACTTTGACCGGAATGTTGTGTTGTAGGTGGGTCAGTCGTATAGGACAAGGTTAACGTGTTCAGACAAACAGGTTATGATGTTATATTGCTTCTTTCACTGTCTTGGTGCGGTGATGTTAAACATACAACATTCTTGTGAGTAGCTGGATTGAGGAGTTAATAAATTAACAGTTTTCAGTACATTCACTTCTCTCTGGAAAGATCACcggtgtgtgcctgtctgcttgATCTTGGCTCTGACTAGATTAGTGTGTGATTTTACACAGCTGAGCACaaggacaaatacacacaggtcTGGGTCTTGGACTGTTGTGTTCATAACCAATCCTGGTAGGATTCTCTCCACTAGAATGCACAGTAGTACACACTAAACCTTTTCACATCCCACTGTCGAGTGCCTAAACACAAACCCCACCACAGTCTCGAGTGGCCCCTGTCTGATCCCTGACCCTATGAtcttgtgacctctgacccctgttcCAGACTGCTGCAGAGCTACATCAAGGGCAGCGTGAATCAGGGGCAGCCCGAGCCTGTTCTCAACACCTGGGATCAAGGTAGGAAGACCAGGACGGAGCACGCCTCCTGATGCCACTAACAGCGAGGACTGCTGTTGTGCTGCTAGGGCAATATCAGATCTGCAGGACAGATTAGAGCAGGGCAAACGTAATTGATACGAAATTGCACTTTTACACTAAGAGAGCGAACTGCAAAATGTATGACAACACAGGACAGATTTGTGTTGCGGTGTCCTGTTACTGTTATAGGATTGTGTTGTTTCTTGCGACAGAGGTcttcttcctgttctctctccatgaCTACGACCGCAGCGGTCACATGGACGGCTTGGAATTGATGAAGCTCATTTCAGACTACaacacccacaatgcaccaggcACACTGTCAGCTGATACGGtaagttattttttatttgtatgcaGACATTTGAGTTTGCATACCCTGGTATTGTAACAGTGTCTGTCCCTTATTGGAAACTGAATCAGGAAATGATTACCAGTACTGGTGTTGTGTTTCATGAGTCATTCTGTACAGTGTTACCCCTCATGAAAGTTGAACTGCTTGGCAGATAACGTTACAGCCAAATTGCTGCACCGACTGTTGTTTGGAGAAACTAAATCTGTGTCGACACAACCTAGCGTTTTTGATTACAGGTGATGAattataaggtgtgtgtgtgtgcgcgcgtttcAGGTGGTGTCCATGGTagatctcctcctgcagactCAGGATCTAAACCAGGATGGCCTTTTGGCACCCGCTgagcttctctcccctcccatacCTCAACAGGACTCCaattcccacaatgcacctctcCCACAGGAACCAGAAGGGGGCCAGGAACCACATCAGGGAGAGGTAGAACCGCAGcagaaacaggaagaccagccaATGGAGCAGGAAGAACTACAAATCCCAGAGGCCCCTGCAGCAgaactggagcagggaaacgagGCCCAAGTGCACCTGGGACAGCCTGAGATGTGAACAGAACCTCGTATGAAGAGCCACAGTtttacaacacacgcacacacatgtactgtactataGTAACAAACAAAAGAAATCACTCCAAAAGACCTACCTGGGACTGATAGACACCATACTCTGATACTCACCATACTCTCTCCCTAATAGCAATCAGTCCAGTGTACAGgattacacaacatttgtcatgcTTTACAGTTGTTTTTAGCCTTTTTTTGTTTCCTGATTTTTATCAAATGCTTTTCTTTGAATTTCAAGGTACTTACATATAACTTTCTATCACATCTAACGTCTCAGTGGTGTGGTCTTGATGCTGCTGTTGACAGCTGCTCCAGGTCTACACCTTGAGATCTCCTTATGGGGCTGAAAAGGAAAGTGCAAGACATTCCGAGACTATTATGCAATAACCATCTGCTGAAACCAACTAATGAAGCCATAGATTATTCATATGAAATATACGATACGCTGATGTCAGAACGCAGCAAAATCAAGTTTCTCCCGATGACCCCAtccccttaaaaaaaaaaaaaacacctgccTGATTTTTTACATTCAACAAGATTATACAAAGAATTTCATTTGGGGTCAAAGTACTTAGTAGTCAACTGGACACAAAGAAAGCAGTCTCATTCTCAATGGAACATCTATACATAATacataatgggagtcaggtggctgagcggtgagggagtcgggctagtaatccgaaggtcgccagttcgactctcggtcatgccaactgacgttgtgtccttgggcaagacacttcaccctacttgcctcgggggaatgtccctgtacttactgtaagtcgctctggataagagcgtctgctaaatgactaaatgtaaatgtaaatgtaaataatctaAAACATTGAAACAAAGGGATTCTCACTGACATACGAATATAGGCCCATTAAGTTTGCGACACCAGTGTCGTTGGAAAATTGTAAAAAGGTTTTAACACGTCTAAAGAATGCCTCAGAATCTTCCTGGCTCAAACCTTTGCTTATGCAACAGTCCAGTATGATGATTCTGGCATTGCACCCTATATGCACATCCACCTACAGTCTTGGAAATACAAGGCTTCCCTGCTACACCTAGGAACATAAGAAGCtagccagaacacacacaacatcatgtAATTTCACGTTACCCGTGTTGACTTTTCTAAGAATCTGGAATTAAGTGTTTTTGTTGTACATTTCCTGAATGAAGGTTTGTATATTTTTAATAAAGCAGCTGCGCCATTGTTATCGCCGTTTTTGTACAAACAACTATAGCTGCTTCAACAATGTGTTAGATAAAGGTCGTGGAAGTTGATGTGTGTAGAGGGCTGCCAGTTTAGGCGCACAATTAGAA
It encodes:
- the cgref1 gene encoding cell growth regulator with EF hand domain protein 1 isoform X1, whose amino-acid sequence is MHLSVYTSEMPKGMLVTGVLSLILLARHSLCAPQVTGSQREDSRETPPPLANPFGSGEENRKLLQSYIKGSVNQGQPEPVLNTWDQEVFFLFSLHDYDRSGHMDGLELMKLISDYNTHNAPGTLSADTVVSMVDLLLQTQDLNQDGLLAPAELLSPPIPQQDSNSHNAPLPQEPEGGQEPHQGEVEPQQKQEDQPMEQEELQIPEAPAAELEQGNEAQVHLGQPEM
- the cgref1 gene encoding cell growth regulator with EF hand domain protein 1 isoform X2, which produces MLVTGVLSLILLARHSLCAPQVTGSQREDSRETPPPLANPFGSGEENRKLLQSYIKGSVNQGQPEPVLNTWDQEVFFLFSLHDYDRSGHMDGLELMKLISDYNTHNAPGTLSADTVVSMVDLLLQTQDLNQDGLLAPAELLSPPIPQQDSNSHNAPLPQEPEGGQEPHQGEVEPQQKQEDQPMEQEELQIPEAPAAELEQGNEAQVHLGQPEM
- the cgref1 gene encoding cell growth regulator with EF hand domain protein 1 isoform X3, whose translation is MHLSVYTSEMPKGMLVTGVLSLILLARHSLCAPQVTGSQRLLQSYIKGSVNQGQPEPVLNTWDQEVFFLFSLHDYDRSGHMDGLELMKLISDYNTHNAPGTLSADTVVSMVDLLLQTQDLNQDGLLAPAELLSPPIPQQDSNSHNAPLPQEPEGGQEPHQGEVEPQQKQEDQPMEQEELQIPEAPAAELEQGNEAQVHLGQPEM